One region of Halohasta litchfieldiae genomic DNA includes:
- the polX gene encoding DNA polymerase/3'-5' exonuclease PolX yields the protein MSYNDEIARLLYEFADRLEADGVEYKPNAYRRAAENIADHPEPIDQLAMSGQAEVEKIDRVGDAIASKVVEYFETGEIAELSELRESMPVDMAALTSVEGVGPKTVGTLYEALDITDLDELETAAEAGEIQEIKGFGAKTEQNILDNIPFARQSQQRERLGDARPIADRLLDYLDSVDAIERVEVAGSIRRWKDTIGDVDVLTASEDSQAVVDAFTEWEAADDIIEAGSHKSSLRADDVRVDLRVVVPEEFGAALQYFTGSKDHNVRLRNVAIDQERKLNEYGVFDVSGLDSNPEESTDEDARREGIRLGGETEAEMYEALGLPWIPPELREDTGEIQAATEGELPDLLEQAAIRGDLHTHSEWSDGRYTIREMAEAAANRGYAFHAVTDHAAGAGIIESIGLTDEDLREQADEIAVVRDEVDIDLLHGVETNIEADGSLSTSTDLLADLDVVVASPHSALDQDTETATERICKAIREPTVDIIGHPTGRMINSREGLPLDVTTVAECAAEHGTALEVNANPLRLDFHGEAVRAVVEAGGTIAINTDAHGPGAFDNVRYGVQTARRGWAEADDVINTWDSDRLRSFISE from the coding sequence CTCGAAGCCGACGGCGTCGAGTACAAGCCCAACGCCTACCGGCGAGCGGCCGAAAACATCGCCGACCACCCCGAGCCAATCGACCAATTGGCCATGAGTGGCCAAGCGGAAGTCGAGAAGATCGACCGCGTGGGCGATGCCATCGCCTCGAAAGTCGTCGAATATTTCGAAACCGGCGAGATCGCCGAACTCAGTGAGCTACGAGAGTCGATGCCCGTCGACATGGCCGCGCTCACGAGCGTCGAAGGGGTCGGCCCGAAAACGGTCGGTACCCTCTATGAGGCCCTCGATATCACCGATCTCGACGAACTGGAGACCGCCGCCGAGGCAGGCGAGATTCAGGAAATCAAGGGATTTGGCGCGAAAACCGAACAAAACATTCTCGACAACATTCCGTTTGCCCGCCAGAGCCAACAGCGCGAACGCCTCGGCGACGCGCGACCGATTGCCGACCGACTGCTTGACTACCTAGACTCTGTCGACGCAATCGAGCGTGTCGAAGTCGCGGGATCCATCCGGCGCTGGAAGGACACCATTGGCGATGTAGATGTGCTCACCGCCAGCGAGGACAGTCAGGCGGTCGTCGACGCGTTCACCGAGTGGGAGGCAGCCGACGACATCATCGAGGCCGGCTCGCACAAATCCAGCTTGCGGGCCGACGACGTGCGCGTCGACCTCCGGGTGGTCGTCCCAGAGGAGTTCGGCGCGGCCCTGCAGTATTTCACCGGCAGCAAGGACCACAACGTTCGGCTCCGGAACGTCGCCATCGATCAGGAGCGTAAACTCAACGAGTACGGCGTGTTCGACGTCTCGGGCCTCGATAGCAATCCCGAAGAGTCGACCGACGAGGATGCCCGCCGCGAGGGGATCCGACTGGGTGGCGAAACCGAAGCCGAAATGTACGAGGCACTCGGCTTGCCGTGGATTCCGCCGGAGCTCCGGGAGGATACCGGCGAGATTCAAGCGGCCACCGAGGGAGAACTCCCCGACCTCCTCGAACAGGCAGCGATTCGTGGCGACCTCCACACCCACTCGGAGTGGTCCGACGGTCGCTACACGATCCGGGAGATGGCCGAAGCCGCCGCCAACCGTGGCTACGCGTTCCATGCAGTCACCGACCACGCCGCGGGCGCGGGCATCATCGAATCAATCGGCCTCACTGACGAGGACCTCCGCGAGCAGGCCGACGAAATCGCGGTGGTACGAGACGAGGTCGACATCGATCTGCTCCATGGCGTCGAGACGAACATCGAAGCCGATGGCTCGCTCAGTACGTCGACCGATCTACTGGCCGATCTCGATGTCGTGGTCGCCTCACCGCACAGCGCGCTGGATCAGGACACCGAGACCGCGACCGAGCGGATCTGCAAGGCGATTCGGGAGCCGACGGTCGACATCATCGGCCACCCCACCGGCCGGATGATCAACAGCCGCGAAGGGCTGCCGCTTGATGTCACCACCGTCGCGGAGTGTGCAGCCGAACACGGAACCGCACTGGAGGTCAACGCCAACCCGTTGCGCTTGGATTTCCACGGCGAGGCCGTCCGCGCAGTCGTCGAAGCCGGTGGAACGATTGCGATCAACACTGATGCCCACGGGCCGGGAGCCTTCGACAACGTCAGATATGGAGTCCAGACCGCCAGACGCGGCTGGGCAGAAGCAGACGACGTGATCAATACGTGGGACAGCGACCGACTGCGGTCATTTATAAGTGAGTGA